Proteins encoded by one window of Musa acuminata AAA Group cultivar baxijiao chromosome BXJ2-9, Cavendish_Baxijiao_AAA, whole genome shotgun sequence:
- the LOC135622951 gene encoding glucose-6-phosphate/phosphate translocator 2, chloroplastic-like: MANLICSTMPSMAAFTASDLLRSRSLRKPLPRVSPLSSSSDKLGSSLSSLKPLYLAPLGSFGLGSRDGPASVANFRGLSSKARAYEADRSEGIPVLDNEGRAAAAQKVKIGIYFATWWALNVVFNIYNKKVLNAFPYPWLTSTLSLAVGSLIMLLSWGARVAEVPKTDLDFWKALAPVAVAHTIGHVAATVSMSKVAVSFTHIIKSGEPAFSVLVSRFLLGERFPVPVYLSLLPIIGGCALAAVTELNFNMTGFMGAMISNLAFVFRNIFSKKGMKGKSVSGMNYYACLSMLSLLILMPFAIAVEGPQMWAAGWNKAVSQIGPHFVWWMAAQSVFYHLYNQVSYMSLDEISPLTFSIGNTMKRISVIVASIIIFHTPVQPINALGTAIAIFGTFLYSQAKQ; encoded by the exons ATGGCGAATTTGATCTGCTCGACGATGCCCTCGATGGCGGCTTTCACCGCCTCCGATCTTTTGAGGTCCAGATCGCTGAGGAAGCCATTGCCGCGGGTTTCACCGCTTTCATCTTCTTCCGATAAGCTAGGTTCGTCCCTTTCGTCTCTCAAACCCTTGTACTTGGCCCCTCTCGGAAGTTTCGGCCTTGGCTCTCGAGATGGACCGGCTTCGGTCGCCAATTTCCGAGGACTGTCGTCGAAGGCGAGGGCCTACGAGGCCGACCGGTCGGAGGGCATCCCGGTGCTGGACAACGAGGGGCGCGCAGCCGCCGCGCAGAAGGTCAAGATCGGCATCTACTTCGCGACGTGGTGGGCACTCAACGTGGTGTTCAATATCTACAACAAGAAGGTCCTCAACGCCTTCCCTTACCCCTGGCTGACCTCCACCCTCTCCCTCGCCGTCGGCTCCCTCATAATGCTGCTCTCTTGGGGCGCGAGGGTCGCCGAGGTTCCAAAGACCGACCTGGATTTCTGGAAAGCTCTCGCTCCG GTGGCCGTGGCGCACACGATCGGGCATGTGGCTGCGACAGTGAGCATGTCGAAGGTGGCGGTGTCGTTCACTCACATAATTAAGAGCGGCGAGCCGGCCTTCAGCGTGTTGGTGTCGAGGTTCTTGTTGGGGGAGAGGTTCCCCGTGCCGGTGTATCTGTCACTGCTGCCGATCATCGGTGGTTGCGCTTTAGCTGCAGTGACTGAGCTGAACTTTAACATGACCG GATTTATGGGGGCAATGATATCAAACCTTGCATTTGTGTTTCGGAATATATTCTCAAAAAAAGGGATGAAAGGGAAGTCGGTCAGTGGAATGAACTACTACGCCTGCCTCTCTATGCTATCTCTGTTAATACTCATGCCCTTTGCTATTGCGGTGGAGGGTCCTCAGATGTGGGCTGCTGGTTGGAATAAAGCAGTATCACAGATCGGTCCTCATTTTGTCTG GTGGATGGCAGCGCAAAGTGTGTTCTACCACTTGTACAATCAAGTGTCCTACATGTCGCTTGATGAAATCTCTCCCTTGACTTTTAGCATTGGTAACACCATGAAGAGGATATCGGTGATTGTTGCATCTATCATAATCTTCCACACACCTGTTCAGCCAATCAATGCCCTCGGAACTGCCATCGCCATTTTTGGAACTTTTCTCTACTCCCAG GCTAAGCAGTGA
- the LOC103997666 gene encoding septum-promoting GTP-binding protein 1 produces the protein MSHVGQALVHLEAKWARLVRRFFHAVRGHLVSCSSCDGRYRQLKANLRAPNPMVVLHDIPQVDVVGVRTETEVDSDVLSLKISVLGDCHIGKTSFMTKCVGDMEEQRGVETAGLNLMDKIFDLKGARIAFRIWEVEGDDHLDHVPVACKDAVAVLIMFDLTNRCTLNNAISWYQQARRWNKTAIPVLIGTKFDDFVQLPLEMQWAIVNQARACARAMKATLFFSSATHNINVNKIFKFVVAKLFNLPWTVERNLNIGEPTIDF, from the exons ATGAGTCACGTCGGCCAGGCTCTGGTCCACCTCGAGGCCAAGTGGGCTCGCCTTGTCCGCCGCTTCTTCCACGCCGTCCGGGGCCACCTCGTCTCGTGCTCCTCCTGCGACGGTCGGTACCGGCAGCTTAAGGCGAACCTGCGTGCGCCGAATCCCATGGTGGTGCTACATGACATTCCCCAGGTGGATGTTGTGGGGGTGCGCACCGAAACGGAGGTGGACTCCGATGTGCTGTCGTTGAAGATTAGCGTCCTCGGTGATTGCCATATTGGAAAAACAAGCTTCATG ACCAAGTGTGTGGGAGATATGGAGGAACAGAGAGGAGTAGAAACTGCAGGATTGAATCTAATGGACAAAATTTTCGATCTCAAGGGAGCAAGGATCGCTTTCAGGATATGGGAGGTAGAAG GTGATGATCATCTGGATCATGTCCCCGTCGCCTGTAAAGATGCTGTAGCAGTTCTCATTATGTTCGATCTTACCAACCGATGTACGCTAAACAA TGCTATTTCCTGGTACCAACAAGCAAGAAGATGGAACAAG ACCGCGATTCCTGTACTTATAGGGACCAAGTTCGATGACTTCGTTCAGCTTCCTCTTGAAATGCAATGGGCGATCGTGAATCAG GCCAGAGCATGCGCAAGAGCGATGAAAGCGACACTGTTTTTTTCGAGTGCCACCCACAACATTAACGTGAACAAGATCTTCAAGTTTGTCGTGGCCAAGTTGTTCAACTTGCCATGGACGGTGGAGAGAAATTTGAACATAGGAGAACCTACCATTGATTTCTAG
- the LOC103997665 gene encoding glutamate receptor 3.4 encodes MMGSIPLLVLCFSFTLIAAMAATASDNNTISGSRPSEISIGALFTFDSTIGRAAKLAIELAVDDVNKNSSVLAGTRLRLFTQDTNCSGFLGTIEALQLIEKNVVAMIGPQSSGIAHVISHAVNELHVPLLTFAATDPTLSPLQYPYLIRTTQNDDFQMKAIADIISNYGWREVIAIFVDDDYGRGGITALEDALAKKRSKISYKAPFSSNADTSVLNDLLVKVNLLESRVYVVHVNPDSGLMIFSVAKSLGMMGSGYVWIASDWLASVLDSTVPINPDTTDLIQGTIVLRQHTADSDLKRTFTSRWSNMVQNGTTTSSLNTYALYAYDSVWLLAHALDQFLYEGQKISFSDDPRLHDTNGSSLHLTALKYFDSGDKLLKQLLLTDFTGVTGHVKFNSDGNMIHPAYDILNILGPVPRRLGFWSNYSGLSVVAPEVLYGKPPNTSTSSQQLHSVIWPGDTTTIPRGWVFPNNGKPLRIGVPYRTSYKEFVTKDDGPDVVKGYCIDVFKAAVNLLPYPVPYSVILFGDGLKNPNYNDLVEKVSQNYFDAAVGDISIVTNRTRIVDFTQPYIESGLVIVAPVKERTSSPWAFLKPFTIQMWGVTGVLFLFVGAVVWILEHRTNTEFRGSPRQQLVTIFWFSFSTMFFAHRENTGSTLGRFVLIIWLFVVLIINSSYTASLTSILTVQQLSSGIQGLDSLISSSDPIGFQVGSFAKNYMMEELNIAESRLVSLNSPEAYARALELGPKNGGVAAIVDELPYIELFLSNNCKYTTVGQEFTKSGWGFAFPRDSPLAVDLSTAILTLSENGDLQRIHDKWLARTGCSSQDNEIDSNRLSLGSFWGLFLICGLACLLALIVFFMRIFCQYSRYSSQDDVGSIEPERSFRRPMRLTSIKDLISFVDKKEEEVKCAIKRKSSDKQQQSSQVTNEQSISPA; translated from the exons atGATGGGTTCGATTCCTCTCCTGGTTCTGTGTTTCTCTTTTACTCTGATTGCCGCCATGGCTGCAACTGCAAGTGATAACAACACGATTTCCGGCTCGAGGCCGAGTGAGATCAGTATTGGGGCTCTCTTCACCTTCGATTCCACGATTGGGAGGGCTGCAAAGCTGGCGATTGAGCTCGCAGTCGACGATGTGAACAAGAACTCGAGCGTTCTCGCAGGGACGAGGCTCAGGTTGTTTACCCAGGACACAAATTGCAGCGGGTTTCTTGGAACCATAGAAG CATTGCAGCTAATAGAGAAGAATGTGGTTGCTATGATAGGGCCACAATCCTCTGGGATTGCCCATGTTATCTCACATGCTGTCAACGAACTCCATGTGCCACTTCTCACTTTCGCTGCCACAGACCCAACTCTTTCTCCTCTGCAATACCCCTACTTGATTCGCACGACCCAGAATGACGATTTCCAGATGAAAGCAATAGCTGATATAATCAGTAACTACGGTTGGAGGGAAGTCATTGCCATCTTTGTGGATGATGATTATGGTCGAGGTGGAATAACTGCACTAGAAGATGCTCTGGCAAAGAAACGCTCTAAAATCTCCTATAAAGCTCCATTCTCTTCGAATGCTGACACAAGTGTGCTTAATGACTTGCTGGTAAAAGTAAATCTTTTGGAGTCTCGGGTTTATGTTGTTCATGTAAACCCTGATTCAGGTCTCATGATCTTCTCGGTGGCAAAATCTCTAGGAATGATGGGTAGTGGTTATGTGTGGATAGCATCAGACTGGCTTGCTTCTGTTTTAGATTCAACTGTGCCAATTAATCCAGACACCACGGATCTTATACAAGGGACTATTGTTCTTCGACAGCATACTGCAGATTCTGATCTCAAGAGAACATTTACGTCCAGATGGAGTAATATGGTCCAAAATGGGACTACAACTTCAAGCTTGAACACATATGCATTGTATGCTTACGATTCTGTTTGGTTACTTGCTCATGCTCTTGACCAGTTCCTCTATGAAGGACAGAAAATTTCTTTCTCTGATGATCCTAGATTGCATGACACAAATGGAAGTTCATTGCATTTAACTGCACTCAAGTACTTCGACAGTGGTGATAAGTTGCTCAAGCAACTGCTGCTTACAGACTTTACAGGTGTGACTGGTCATGTTAAATTTAATTCGGATGGCAATATGATCCATCCAGCCTATGACATACTTAATATCCTAGGGCCAGTTCCACGAAGGTTAGGATTTTGGTCTAATTATTCCGGTCTTTCAGTTGTTGCTCCTGAAGTTCTTTATGGTAAGCCACCAAATACATCCACCAGTAGCCAGCAGCTTCACAGTGTCATTTGGCCTGGTGATACCACAACTATACCGCGTGGTTGGGTGTTCCCAAATAATGGAAAGCCTCTAAGGATTGGAGTCCCTTACCGGACTAGTTATAAGGAATTTGTAACGAAAGATGATGGCCCTGACGTTGTAAAAGGATATTGTATCGATGTGTTTAAAGCTGCTGTTAACTTGTTGCCATATCCAGTCCCCTATTCAGTCATTCTGTTTGGTGATGGTCTTAAGAATCCTAACTACAATGATCTGGTGGAAAAGGTTTCTCAAAAT TACTTTGATGCAGCTGTAGGGGACATATCTATTGTGACAAACAGGACGAGAATTGTTGACTTCACACAGCCATATATAGAATCAGGCCTTGTAATTGTTGCACCAGTCAAAGAGAGAACCTCAAGTCCTTGGGCCTTCCTAAAACCTTTTACGATCCAGATGTGGGGTGTCACAGGGGTTCTCTTTCTTTTTGTGGGAGCAGTGGTTTGGATTCTTGAGCATCGAACAAATACTGAATTTCGTGGATCTCCTAGACAACAACTCGTGACAATTTTTTG GTTTAGTTTCTCCACTATGTTCTTTGCACACA GAGAGAACACCGGGAGTACGCTTGGGCGGTTTGTGCTGATCATTTGGCTCTTTGTGGTCTTGATAATCAATTCAAGCTACACAGCAAGTTTGACATCTATCCTCACAGTTCAGCAACTCTCATCAGGAATTCAAGGACTTGATAGTTTGATCTCTAGCTCTGACCCTATAGGATTCCAGGTTGGTTCATTCGCAAAAAACTATATGATGGAAGAGCTAAACATTGCTGAGTCGCGGTTGGTATCCCTAAATAGTCCTGAAGCTTACGCAAGGGCACTTGAGCTTGGGCCAAAAAATGGAGGCGTTGCTGCAATAGTTGATGAGCTTCCATACATTGAACTCTTCTTGTCCAACAACTGCAAGTACACGACGGTTGGTCAGGAGTTCACGAAAAGTGGATGGGGCTTT GCCTTCCCAAGAGACTCTCCTCTTGCAGTGGATCTATCGACAGCCATCCTGACACTGTCAGAAAATGGTGATCTCCAAAGGATCCATGACAAATGGCTAGCACGCACTGGTTGCAGTTCACAAGACAATGAGATAGATTCGAACCGGTTAAGCCTTGGCAGTTTCTGGGGCCTTTTCCTCATCTGTGGTCTTGCATGCTTGTTAGCTCTCATTGTGTTCTTCATGAGAATATTCTGCCAATATAGCAGGTATAGTAGCCAAGACGATGTTGGAAGCATTGAGCCTGAGCGCAGTTTCAGGCGTCCAATGCGATTAACTAGCATCAAGGATTTGATTTCTTTTGTcgataagaaggaagaagaagttaAGTGCGCAATCAAGCGAAAATCTAGTGATAAGCAGCAACAGAGTAGCCAAGTGACTAATGAACAGTCCATATCACCAGCATAG
- the LOC103997667 gene encoding large ribosomal subunit protein eL42: MVNVPKTKKTYCKNKACRKHTLHKVTQYKKGKDSLSVQGKRRYDRKQSGYGGQTKPVFHKKAKTTKKIVLKLQCQSCKHYSQHPIKRCKHFEIGGDKKGKGTSLF, encoded by the exons ATG GTGAACGTTCCCAAGACAAAGAAAACATACTGCAAGAACAAGGCTTGCAGGAAGCACACTCTTCACAAGGTTACACAGTATAAGAAGGGAAAGGACAGCCTTTCTGTTCAAGGGAAGCGACGCTATGACAGGAAGCAATCAGGTTATGGTGGACAGACGAAGCCTGTTTTTCACAAGAAG GCAAAAACCACCAAGAAGATTGTGTTGAAGCTTCAATGCCAAAGTTGCAAGCATTATTCGCAGCATCCCATAAAA AGATGCAAGCACTTTGAGATTGGTGGAGACAAAAAGGGGAAGGGGACTTCTCTCTTCTAG